A region from the Sandaracinus amylolyticus genome encodes:
- a CDS encoding CAP domain-containing protein codes for MHKAIALLLALVTVIGCGGRQRTRLGREQTDTEIAAPAPTVAQYETNVPAGSPVTGGGDSAAVQTAMTNASTAASMPLTGDPRLGTLAEWVADRLGPSGDPPPPEVIDFLAWNLGLVEPTPHVIVLGLPDHVSIAEHVQRSASQFLGRQTYTHWGATVLPRSGVWLVVVVLSWRHLSLDPIARTLPAGSPIRVNGRLEEGYANPTIVVQAPDGEVTRLPAGSGPDFDVRVPTTTNGGFQVEVIARGPHGESVLANAPVYVGTEPPRSVRVSPASEEPSGPAPDVATLRAQLLEQLNRTRAEVGLPPLQEDPRLDEIALAHSQDMLEHDFLGHVSPRTGSAADRVSRGGIRSGLVLENIGRGYSASEIHRGLMDSPGHRANLVNPDATHVGIGVVSEEENGRVAFLATQVFIREAQEIDVASAPARLLEEINRARVARGAPEMRMEENLQRAAQEAAQAYFAEPTLDQQSTTDRATQNMRRFAIAFRRVGAVMAVVSSLEEARQLEPALDDTVRVAGIGVAQGDRPDHPPNSIAVVILLAWER; via the coding sequence GTGCACAAAGCCATCGCCCTGCTCCTCGCCCTCGTCACCGTGATCGGCTGCGGTGGACGCCAGCGCACGCGGCTCGGTCGCGAGCAGACCGACACCGAGATCGCCGCGCCCGCGCCGACCGTCGCGCAGTACGAGACGAACGTGCCCGCGGGCTCGCCCGTCACCGGCGGTGGCGACTCGGCCGCGGTGCAGACCGCGATGACGAACGCGTCGACCGCCGCGTCGATGCCGCTCACCGGCGATCCGCGCCTCGGCACGCTCGCCGAGTGGGTCGCAGATCGGCTCGGACCGAGCGGCGATCCGCCGCCGCCCGAGGTGATCGACTTCCTCGCGTGGAACCTCGGCCTCGTCGAGCCCACGCCGCACGTCATCGTGCTCGGCCTGCCCGATCACGTCTCGATCGCCGAGCACGTGCAGCGCAGCGCGTCGCAGTTCCTCGGGCGACAGACCTACACGCACTGGGGCGCGACCGTGCTGCCGCGCAGCGGCGTGTGGCTCGTGGTGGTCGTGCTCTCGTGGCGGCACCTCTCGCTCGATCCGATCGCGCGCACGCTCCCCGCGGGCTCGCCGATCCGCGTGAACGGCCGGCTCGAAGAGGGCTACGCGAACCCGACGATCGTCGTGCAAGCGCCCGACGGCGAGGTGACGCGTCTGCCCGCGGGCAGCGGTCCCGACTTCGACGTGCGGGTGCCGACGACGACGAACGGCGGCTTCCAGGTCGAGGTGATCGCGCGCGGCCCCCACGGCGAGAGCGTGCTCGCGAACGCGCCGGTCTACGTCGGCACCGAGCCTCCGCGCAGCGTGCGCGTGTCGCCCGCGAGCGAAGAGCCGAGCGGCCCCGCGCCCGACGTCGCGACGCTGCGCGCGCAGCTCCTCGAGCAGCTCAACCGCACGCGCGCCGAGGTCGGCCTACCGCCGCTCCAGGAAGATCCGCGCCTCGACGAGATCGCGCTCGCGCACAGCCAGGACATGCTCGAGCACGACTTCCTCGGGCACGTCTCGCCGCGCACGGGGAGCGCCGCGGATCGCGTGTCGCGCGGCGGCATCCGCAGCGGGCTCGTGCTCGAGAACATCGGGCGCGGCTACTCGGCGAGCGAGATCCACCGCGGCCTGATGGACAGCCCGGGGCACCGCGCGAACCTCGTGAACCCCGACGCGACGCACGTCGGCATCGGCGTCGTGTCCGAGGAGGAGAACGGGCGCGTCGCGTTCCTCGCGACCCAGGTGTTCATCCGCGAGGCGCAGGAGATCGACGTCGCGTCGGCCCCGGCGCGCCTGCTCGAAGAGATCAACCGCGCGCGCGTCGCGCGCGGGGCGCCCGAGATGCGCATGGAGGAGAACCTCCAGCGCGCGGCGCAGGAAGCCGCGCAGGCGTACTTCGCGGAGCCCACGCTCGATCAGCAGTCGACGACCGATCGCGCGACCCAGAACATGCGCCGCTTCGCGATCGCGTTCCGCCGCGTCGGCGCGGTGATGGCGGTGGTGAGCTCGCTGGAGGAAGCGCGCCAGCTCGAGCCCGCGCTCGACGACACGGTGCGCGTCGCGGGCATCGGCGTCGCGCAGGGGGATCGCCCCGATCACCCGCCGAACTCGATCGCGGTGGTGATCCTGCTCGCGTGGGAGCGCTGA
- a CDS encoding IPT/TIG domain-containing protein — protein MTRTGHCIFRSIGATKSLLVWVLVGLGGAITAGCGAEGGELAVLNLEPRAGATQGEQPVRITGSNFRQDIGYTVYFGATRAPQVTIMDDTTLLVASPAHDPGAVDVVVAADDGPAFRIVNGFTYNDQGGNVMEQVGEGVQERPAERF, from the coding sequence ATGACGCGTACTGGGCACTGCATCTTCCGAAGCATCGGAGCCACGAAGTCGCTGCTGGTTTGGGTCCTCGTCGGGCTCGGCGGAGCGATCACCGCGGGCTGCGGAGCGGAAGGCGGCGAGCTGGCCGTGCTGAACCTCGAGCCGCGCGCGGGTGCGACGCAGGGCGAGCAGCCCGTGCGCATCACCGGCTCGAACTTCCGCCAGGACATCGGTTACACGGTCTACTTCGGCGCCACGCGTGCACCGCAAGTCACCATCATGGACGACACGACGCTCCTCGTGGCCAGCCCGGCGCACGATCCCGGCGCGGTCGACGTGGTGGTCGCGGCGGACGACGGCCCCGCGTTCCGCATCGTCAACGGGTTCACCTACAACGATCAGGGCGGCAACGTGATGGAGCAGGTCGGCGAGGGCGTGCAGGAGCGCCCGGCCGAGCGCTTCTGA
- a CDS encoding response regulator: MARKSLLLVDADPRSLRVLEVSLRKAGYNLATCEDAQGALETIELAPPDLILTDTRLPGMNGFELVERIHQNSDWASIPIMFLSSDTSVESKVRGLQLGVEDYVTKPIYIKEIVARINLALQRSERESVVARRTSISRTRFTGSLGDMGLVDLLQTIDLSRKSGVLTLVQDNDSGTRRGTMAFRDGTLIDAELGPLVGERAVYRLLLWNEGDFEVDFRPVKNAQRIDIPTQGLLMEGMRRVDEWSRLCEQVPPLDSVLEVVEAELAQRLAEIPDEINGILRLFDGNRSLVDVVDACADDDLTTLSTISKLYFEGIVQPTGRTRVASDGDGDEEIGGDVGDVHVPRKTDVEGLLSGPDPDAAELVPAPGTPSVLPAKPSSDPDDRADPDVESVDVPARADGSTQGPAADLLETAATELTKEEGTPPAQAALSEASAVPEEQAESPAPMESPKGRGDLTHEELAGSRIDREELAGSRIDREVPVRPETRAAEDDVMAKKKKRNRGQSERPSMAPQKEVSKETSARVEEKVALESQPPAAVKAEAEAAREGSSNVIQFPTQAKRTVTTTQVAVNDEAVSVSAGGGVALDDEDESIPPARTSAPASDTSQLRARDDEDDESDDEDEDEERASVRPGPGEVAKVSAPKSEAPAAKKSEPAPPPAAAPKKEKRAKKTSMSTSGEIRAVAATGEHAAVAEDFFRKKNEEDAAKAPAVADDDFDDLKGIVTPMPPGAKKWMYATIGVVIAGLALIGGIEMYHAVVIPEEAPLGQGGPLELPGPIAQPPQAAATPEPAPVAEEAPVAEEAPVAEAAPVAEEAPVAEATPVAEATPVAEEAPVAEAAPAVEAVPAVAPAAAAPAATGETYESVLEQARAARGARATPLYERAIELNPNGSEALAQLSYIMLNRGRMDQARDYAQRASTIDPTSSLAWLVLGAALDSQRDRAGARAAYQSCVDRGQGQYVRECRAMLR; the protein is encoded by the coding sequence GTGGCCCGGAAGAGCCTCCTCCTCGTCGATGCCGATCCGCGCAGCCTTCGCGTCCTCGAGGTCAGCCTCCGGAAGGCCGGCTACAACCTCGCGACCTGCGAGGACGCGCAGGGAGCGCTCGAGACGATCGAGCTCGCGCCGCCCGACCTGATCCTCACCGACACGCGCCTGCCCGGGATGAACGGGTTCGAGCTCGTCGAGCGGATCCACCAGAACTCCGACTGGGCGTCGATCCCGATCATGTTCCTCTCCTCCGACACGTCGGTGGAGAGCAAGGTCCGCGGCCTCCAGCTGGGCGTCGAGGACTACGTCACGAAGCCCATCTACATCAAGGAGATCGTCGCGCGCATCAACCTCGCGCTGCAGCGCAGCGAGCGCGAGTCGGTCGTCGCGCGCCGCACGTCGATCTCGCGCACGCGGTTCACCGGATCGCTGGGCGACATGGGGCTCGTCGACCTGCTCCAGACGATCGACCTCAGCCGCAAGTCGGGCGTGCTGACGCTCGTGCAGGACAACGACTCCGGCACGCGCCGCGGCACGATGGCGTTCCGCGACGGCACGCTGATCGACGCGGAGCTCGGGCCGCTGGTCGGCGAGCGCGCCGTCTACCGCCTGCTGCTGTGGAACGAGGGCGACTTCGAGGTCGACTTTCGCCCGGTCAAGAACGCGCAGCGCATCGACATCCCGACGCAGGGCCTGCTCATGGAGGGCATGCGCCGCGTCGACGAGTGGAGCCGGCTGTGCGAGCAGGTGCCGCCGCTCGACAGCGTGCTCGAGGTCGTCGAGGCCGAGCTCGCGCAGCGCCTCGCCGAGATCCCCGACGAGATCAACGGGATCCTCCGGCTCTTCGACGGCAACCGCTCGCTCGTCGACGTCGTCGACGCGTGCGCCGACGACGACCTCACGACGCTCAGCACGATCTCGAAGCTGTACTTCGAGGGCATCGTGCAGCCGACCGGTCGCACGCGTGTCGCCTCCGATGGAGATGGCGACGAAGAGATCGGTGGCGACGTCGGAGATGTGCACGTTCCGCGCAAGACCGACGTCGAAGGGCTCCTCTCGGGGCCCGATCCCGACGCCGCGGAGCTCGTGCCCGCGCCGGGCACCCCGTCCGTCCTGCCTGCCAAACCGTCGTCGGACCCCGACGATCGTGCAGATCCTGACGTCGAGAGCGTCGATGTGCCTGCACGTGCCGACGGGTCGACCCAAGGTCCGGCCGCGGATCTGCTCGAAACGGCCGCCACCGAGCTTACGAAGGAAGAGGGCACGCCGCCTGCACAGGCCGCGCTCTCCGAAGCCTCGGCGGTCCCCGAAGAACAGGCGGAATCGCCGGCGCCGATGGAATCGCCGAAGGGTCGGGGCGACCTGACCCACGAAGAGCTTGCTGGTTCGCGGATTGACCGCGAAGAGCTTGCTGGTTCGCGGATCGACCGCGAAGTGCCTGTCCGACCCGAGACGCGAGCAGCAGAGGACGACGTCATGGCCAAGAAGAAGAAGCGGAATCGCGGGCAGAGCGAGCGGCCGAGCATGGCGCCTCAGAAGGAGGTCTCGAAGGAGACCTCGGCGCGCGTCGAGGAGAAGGTCGCGCTCGAGTCCCAGCCGCCGGCGGCGGTGAAGGCCGAGGCCGAGGCCGCGCGCGAGGGCAGCTCGAACGTCATCCAGTTCCCGACGCAGGCCAAGCGCACCGTCACGACGACGCAGGTCGCGGTGAACGACGAGGCGGTCTCGGTGTCGGCCGGCGGCGGCGTCGCCCTCGACGACGAGGACGAGTCGATCCCGCCCGCGCGCACGAGCGCGCCCGCGTCCGACACGTCGCAGCTGCGCGCGCGCGACGACGAGGACGACGAGAGCGACGACGAAGACGAGGACGAGGAGCGCGCGAGCGTGCGCCCCGGCCCCGGCGAGGTCGCGAAGGTGAGCGCGCCGAAGAGCGAGGCGCCCGCCGCGAAGAAGAGCGAGCCCGCGCCGCCGCCCGCCGCCGCGCCGAAGAAGGAGAAGCGCGCGAAGAAGACGTCGATGTCGACGTCGGGCGAGATCCGCGCGGTCGCCGCGACCGGCGAGCACGCCGCGGTCGCCGAGGACTTCTTCCGCAAGAAGAACGAAGAGGACGCCGCGAAGGCCCCGGCGGTCGCGGACGACGACTTCGACGATCTCAAGGGGATCGTCACGCCGATGCCCCCGGGCGCGAAGAAGTGGATGTACGCGACGATCGGCGTGGTGATCGCCGGGCTCGCGCTGATCGGCGGCATCGAGATGTATCACGCGGTCGTGATCCCGGAGGAAGCGCCGCTCGGTCAGGGTGGTCCGCTCGAGCTCCCGGGCCCGATCGCGCAGCCGCCGCAGGCGGCCGCGACGCCCGAGCCTGCGCCGGTCGCGGAAGAGGCGCCGGTCGCGGAAGAAGCGCCGGTCGCCGAGGCCGCGCCGGTCGCCGAGGAAGCGCCGGTCGCCGAGGCTACGCCGGTCGCCGAGGCTACGCCGGTCGCCGAAGAAGCGCCGGTCGCCGAGGCTGCGCCGGCCGTCGAGGCTGTGCCCGCGGTCGCGCCGGCCGCCGCGGCGCCTGCGGCGACGGGCGAGACCTACGAGTCGGTGCTCGAGCAGGCCCGCGCCGCGCGTGGTGCGCGCGCGACGCCGCTCTACGAGCGCGCGATCGAGCTGAACCCGAACGGCAGCGAAGCGCTCGCGCAGCTCTCGTACATCATGCTCAACCGCGGCCGCATGGATCAGGCGCGCGACTACGCGCAGCGCGCGTCGACGATCGACCCGACGAGCTCGCTCGCGTGGCTCGTGCTCGGTGCGGCGCTCGACTCGCAGCGCGACCGCGCGGGCGCGCGCGCCGCGTACCAGTCGTGCGTCGATCGCGGCCAGGGCCAGTACGTCCGCGAGTGCCGCGCGATGCTTCGTTGA
- a CDS encoding enoyl-CoA hydratase/isomerase family protein, whose translation MKNGLVRYARDEHGVARIELTNPPANAYSYEMLRDLDDAILEARFDEKAHVILLTGAGEPPPPGAPPRTRFFCAGADIAMLGRVTTRFKYMFCLHANETMLRLEHTPKLVIAAIEGHCVGGGMEIAMSADLRVAARGTGKMGLPEVALGVLPGTGGTQRLSRLVGKARAIELMTEGTLIDFDRAQTLGLVNHVWEKDGFVDRALEYARGFCPPNKASLAVGHIKRAVQTGAEMALEQGLALERELQQRLFESDDAREGIAAYNEKRKPTFAGE comes from the coding sequence ATGAAGAACGGCCTGGTCCGCTACGCGCGAGACGAGCACGGCGTCGCGCGCATCGAGCTCACCAACCCTCCGGCGAACGCGTACTCGTACGAGATGCTGCGCGACCTCGACGACGCGATCCTCGAGGCGCGCTTCGACGAGAAGGCGCACGTCATCCTGCTCACCGGCGCGGGCGAGCCTCCTCCTCCCGGGGCTCCGCCCCGGACCCGCTTCTTCTGCGCGGGCGCGGACATCGCGATGCTCGGGCGCGTCACGACCCGCTTCAAGTACATGTTCTGCCTGCACGCGAACGAGACGATGCTGCGTCTCGAGCACACGCCGAAGCTCGTCATCGCCGCGATCGAAGGGCACTGCGTCGGCGGCGGGATGGAGATCGCGATGAGCGCGGATCTGCGCGTCGCGGCGCGCGGCACCGGCAAGATGGGCCTGCCCGAGGTCGCGCTGGGCGTGCTCCCCGGCACCGGCGGCACCCAGCGTCTGTCGCGCTTGGTCGGCAAGGCGCGCGCGATCGAGCTCATGACCGAGGGCACGCTGATCGACTTCGATCGCGCGCAGACGCTCGGCCTCGTCAACCACGTCTGGGAGAAGGACGGCTTCGTCGATCGCGCGCTCGAGTACGCGCGCGGCTTCTGCCCGCCGAACAAGGCGTCGCTCGCGGTCGGCCACATCAAGCGCGCGGTGCAGACCGGCGCGGAGATGGCGCTCGAGCAGGGCCTCGCGCTCGAGCGCGAGCTGCAGCAGCGCCTCTTCGAGAGCGACGACGCGCGCGAGGGCATCGCGGCGTACAACGAGAAGCGCAAGCCGACGTTCGCGGGAGAATGA
- a CDS encoding thiolase family protein, with product MEDALILDGLRTPIGKHRGALASVRPDDLAAHVITQLLARNDVAKRGLEEVIFGATNQAGEDNRNVARMASLLAGLPDEVTGVTVNRLCGSGLEAVIQAARALKVGDADVILAGGVESMTRAPYAMAKADEAFPRTPPTVYDTSLGWRFQNPKMAERFPLISMGETAENVAAEHEISRQDQDAFAVESHRKAARAWEANRFADEIAPVSIPSGKKGAPDTIVDRDEGVRPDSSVEALAKLKPVFKKDGSVTAGNSSPLNDGAAAVLLASSKWAKANGAKPLARVVASAVAGVHPNVMGIGPIPATRKVLAKAGLRADQIDLVELNEAFAAQSLACIRELGFDPAKVNVNGGAIALGHPIGCSGARIVVTLAHEMKKRGARYGLATLCIGVGQGLAVVLERA from the coding sequence ATGGAAGACGCACTGATCCTCGATGGGCTGCGCACGCCGATCGGAAAGCACCGCGGGGCGCTCGCGTCCGTGCGGCCCGACGATCTCGCCGCGCACGTGATCACGCAGCTGCTCGCGCGCAACGACGTCGCGAAGCGCGGCCTCGAAGAGGTGATCTTCGGCGCGACGAACCAGGCGGGCGAGGACAACCGCAACGTCGCGCGCATGGCGTCGCTGCTCGCCGGGCTGCCCGACGAGGTCACCGGCGTGACCGTCAATCGTCTCTGCGGCTCGGGGCTCGAGGCGGTCATCCAGGCCGCGCGCGCGCTGAAGGTCGGCGACGCCGACGTGATCCTCGCGGGCGGTGTCGAGTCGATGACGCGCGCGCCGTACGCGATGGCGAAGGCCGACGAGGCGTTCCCGCGCACGCCGCCGACCGTCTACGACACGTCGCTCGGGTGGCGCTTCCAGAACCCGAAGATGGCGGAGCGCTTCCCGCTGATCTCGATGGGCGAGACCGCGGAGAACGTCGCGGCCGAGCACGAGATCTCGCGCCAGGACCAGGACGCGTTCGCGGTCGAGTCGCACCGCAAGGCGGCGCGCGCGTGGGAGGCGAATCGGTTCGCCGACGAGATCGCGCCGGTGTCGATCCCGTCGGGCAAGAAGGGCGCGCCGGACACGATCGTCGATCGCGACGAGGGCGTGCGTCCCGACTCGAGCGTCGAGGCGCTCGCGAAGCTCAAGCCGGTCTTCAAGAAGGACGGCAGCGTCACCGCGGGCAACTCGTCGCCGCTCAACGACGGCGCGGCCGCGGTGCTGCTCGCGTCGAGCAAGTGGGCGAAGGCGAACGGCGCGAAGCCGCTCGCGCGCGTCGTCGCGAGCGCGGTCGCGGGCGTGCACCCGAACGTGATGGGCATCGGCCCGATCCCCGCGACGCGGAAGGTGCTCGCCAAGGCGGGCCTGCGCGCGGATCAGATCGATCTCGTCGAGCTCAACGAGGCGTTCGCCGCGCAGTCGCTCGCGTGCATCCGCGAGCTCGGCTTCGACCCCGCGAAGGTGAACGTGAACGGCGGCGCGATCGCGCTCGGACATCCGATCGGGTGCAGCGGCGCGCGCATCGTCGTGACGCTCGCGCACGAGATGAAGAAGCGCGGTGCGCGCTACGGCCTCGCGACGCTGTGCATCGGCGTCGGCCAGGGCCTCGCCGTGGTATTGGAGCGCGCGTGA
- a CDS encoding Gfo/Idh/MocA family protein, protein MSETIGVAVVGAGGWGKNHVRNFASQRGASLRWVCDRSEAALAPVTRAWPDVKTTTSIDDVLADEGVRAIVIATDAPTHHDLAKKALERGRDVLVEKPLTLGASTSAELCDLAERGQRILMVGHLLLYHPAVERLKQIVDSGELGEVLYVTSQRTNLGVVRRDENAWWSLAPHDLSVAAYLLGAEPESVSASGGVFLQKERGIEDVVFATVRYRGGKLAHVHVSWLDPHKTRRLTVVGTKKMAVFDDASPDMKLTLFDKGVEPPPAALTYEQGVRIRTGDIVVPALKMAEPLGRETEAFLEAVRTRVPPLASGRSGHAVVRVLEAGQRSLAEAGRRVDIGL, encoded by the coding sequence GTGAGCGAAACGATTGGCGTCGCGGTCGTCGGCGCGGGCGGCTGGGGCAAGAACCACGTGCGCAACTTCGCGTCGCAGCGCGGCGCGTCGTTGCGCTGGGTCTGCGATCGCAGCGAGGCCGCGCTCGCCCCGGTCACGCGCGCGTGGCCCGACGTGAAGACCACGACGTCGATCGACGACGTGCTCGCCGACGAGGGCGTGCGCGCGATCGTGATCGCGACCGACGCGCCGACGCACCACGACCTCGCGAAGAAGGCGCTCGAGCGCGGCCGCGACGTGCTCGTCGAGAAGCCGCTCACGCTCGGCGCGTCGACGAGCGCGGAGCTCTGCGACCTCGCGGAGCGTGGCCAGCGCATCCTGATGGTCGGGCACCTGCTGCTCTACCATCCGGCGGTCGAGCGCCTGAAGCAGATCGTCGACAGCGGCGAGCTCGGCGAGGTCCTCTACGTCACGTCGCAGCGCACGAACCTCGGCGTGGTGCGTCGCGACGAGAACGCGTGGTGGTCGCTCGCGCCGCACGACCTGAGCGTCGCGGCGTACCTGCTCGGTGCGGAGCCGGAGAGCGTCAGCGCGAGCGGCGGTGTGTTCCTGCAGAAGGAGCGCGGAATCGAGGACGTGGTGTTCGCGACGGTGCGCTATCGCGGCGGGAAGCTCGCGCACGTGCACGTGAGCTGGCTCGATCCCCACAAGACGCGCCGGCTCACCGTGGTCGGCACCAAGAAGATGGCGGTGTTCGACGACGCATCGCCGGACATGAAGCTCACGCTGTTCGACAAGGGCGTGGAGCCGCCGCCGGCCGCGCTGACGTACGAGCAGGGCGTTCGCATCCGCACCGGCGACATCGTGGTGCCCGCGCTCAAGATGGCGGAGCCGCTGGGGCGCGAGACCGAGGCGTTCCTCGAGGCGGTGCGCACGCGCGTCCCGCCGCTCGCGAGCGGCCGCAGCGGTCACGCGGTGGTGCGCGTGCTCGAAGCCGGACAGCGCTCGCTCGCGGAAGCGGGAAGGCGCGTCGACATCGGGCTCTGA